The Platichthys flesus chromosome 8, fPlaFle2.1, whole genome shotgun sequence genome has a window encoding:
- the sytl4 gene encoding synaptotagmin-like protein 4, with translation MPQAADMISLSFLSDSERERILEVLQRDEELRQGEEQRVRKLKTELLDVKRKGAKRGSGKYSQRICGRCLEPLSRLTFFSTQCKTCNHHVCSNCRTTLPNGSWLCSVCAKESDLKKRTGDWFYDQRVNRFSETPGHNLVKVSLKKKPLLKKRETTGEQLLRNTEINPDPTFPVPLPRQKNPTDNKGHSNKNSGASKESFESKEDIASKLTCSDTESAENASLSSNKTEPESGRMTPEQPRKGKQSLQSSPTGSTVSSLTIPVKTHVITVDTNTEENTAPEVKPVSPSPELDVDRLFKKSLKRGSIPPESVSTIDLREAIEAPDASMGNRSRSVPGLEVKEAEEEDEDIDSLVSFHKRSMASSSSSLHSSKSALGSTMSIYSEAGDFDSVEVSGNIVFSMSYDEDSQSLHVFIKECHGLAYADASRQLSNPYVKCYLLPDKSRQSKRKTTIKRNTIDPVYKETLKYSISRSQLFTRSMLISVWHHGRLSRNAFLGEVEIPLDSRDLDSPDEENVALMSKAASTAQTSAFAQYKGELVISLKYVTPKKPATEKTKVKKREAATEPRGELHVLIKEANNLMAMQPGGTSDSFVKGYLFPTKGKSTKRKTPVVKKNLDPHYDHTFVYKDLALEQLREMCLELTVWDKEAMLSNEFLGGVRLSSVKGTVKISKEEVEMDSVGEEVSMWEKMMQYPDSWAEGTLPLRSSMRKEEGD, from the exons GAAGTTGAAGACAGAGTTGCTGGACGTGAAGAGGAAAGGGGCCAAACGTGGCAGTGGAAAATACAGTCAGCGTATTTGTGGCCGATGCCTGGAGCCTCTGAGTCGACTGACTTTTTTCTCCACTCAGTGCAAGACGTGTAATCACCACGTGTGCAGCAACTGCCGAACGACCCTCCCCAATGGATCCTGGCTGTGCTCTGTGTGCGCCAAAGAATC GGATCTGAAGAAAAGGACGGGTGACTGGTTTTACGATCAGAGGGTCAACCGGTTCTCTGAAACGCCAGGACACAACCTGGTGAAGGTCTCGCTCAAAAAGAAACCCCTGT TGAAGAAGCGTGAGACGACCGGAGAACAGCTGCtgagaaatacagaaattaaCCCAGATCCTACCTTTCCCGTGCCTCTGCCCAGGCAGAAAAATCCAACGGACAACAAAGG ACATTCAAACAAGAATTCAGGTGCTTCGAAGGAATCGTTTGAATCCAAGGAGGACATTGCGTCAAAGTTGACGTGCAGTGATACAGAGTCTGCAGAAAATGCCAGTTTGAGCAGCAATAAAACTGAGCCTGAGTCCGGCCGTATGACCCCTGAGCAGCCAAG GAAAGGGAAGCAGTCTCTCCAGTCCAGTCCAACAGGCTCCACTGTTTCCAGTCTGACCATCCCAGTCAAAACACATGTCATCACCGTCGACACCAACACAGAAGAGAACACC GCCCCAGAAGTAAAACCCGTCAGTCCGAGCCCGGAGTTGGACGTTGACAGACTTTTCAAGAAGAGCCTCAAACGAGGCTCTATTCCTCCTG AGTCCGTGTCGACAATCGACTTGCGCGAAGCAATCGAGGCACCTGACGCCTCGATGGGCAACAGGAGTCGCTCTGTACCAGGCTTAGAAGTTAAG GAagctgaagaggaagatgaagatatTGACAGCCTGGTCAGCTTTCACAAAAGGTCAATGgcgtccagctcctccagcctgCACAGCTCAAAG agcGCGCTGGGCAGCACGATGAGTATTTACAGTGAGGCAGGAGACTTTGACAGCGTGGAGGTGAGCGGGAACATCGTCTTCTCTATGAGCTACGACGAAGACAGCCAGAGCCTCCACGTCTTCATCAAGGAGTGCCACGGGCTGGCTTACGCCGATGCCTCACGGCAGCTTTCAAACCC TTATGTCAAGTGCTATCTGCTCCCCGACAAATCTCGCCAGAGCAAAAGGAAGACCACCATCAAGAGAAACACCATCGACCCCGTCTATAAAGAAACACTTAAG tacTCCATTAGCCGCTCTCAGCTGTTCACCCGCTCCATGTTAATATCAGTGTGGCATCACGGTCGCCTCAGCCGCAACGCCTTCCTGGGAGAAGTGGAGATCCCTCTGGACTCCAGAGACCTCGACTCCCCAGACGAGGAGAATGTGGCTCTGATGTCAAAG GCAGCCTCCACTGCACAGACTTCAGCTTTCGCTCAGTATAAAGGAGAGTTGGTGATCTCCTTGAAGTACGTCACACCTAAAAAGCCGGCGACTGAGAAAACCAAAG TCAAGAAGAGAGAAGCGGCAACGGAACCCAGGGGAGAACTGCACGTCTTAATCAAAGAGGCAAATAATTTGATGGCAATGCAACCAGGAGGGACATCAGATAGCTTTGTGAAGGG ATACTTGTTCCCTACGAAGGGGAAGAGCACAAAGAGGAAGACTCCCGTCGTGAAGAAGAACCTGGACCCCCACTACGACCACACGTTCGTGTACAAGGACCTGGCTCTGGAGCAGCTGAGGGAGATGTGTCTGGAGCTGACTGTGTGGGACAAGGAGGCCATGCTGAGCAATGAGTTCCTAGGAGGGGTCCGCCTCAGCTCGGTTAAAG GCACTGTAAAAATAAgcaaggaggaagtggaaatggACTCGGTCGGCGAGGAGGTCAGTATGTGGGAGAAGATGATGCAGTACCCTGACTCGTGGGCAGAGGGAACTCTTCCACTGCGATCCAGTATGCGGAAGGAGGAGGGCGACTGA